The DNA window TGACCGGCTTCGTTCTGGCTCACGGATTCCTGGCGAATAGTGCCACCCGGATGCTCGATTCTACAGAGGCACAACTATCGAATTAAGTGGTCGTTGTCTTTGGACTTTGTTTAGCTACCTGAGAAAGTATTCTTGGTTGAGGGGCTCGAGTTGAAAGCCATTTGTGCGAATTTGCGGAACGATTGTTGGCGAAGTTTGTGGTGCCCCGTCGACCAAAGTGAAGATGAGAATCGCCACAAGCTAAATATCATTATGATttcgaaaatatatttggttAAACATTGATTTGCATATGAGACTACACTACCTACCGCGCAAAATTGGCGAGACATGATGACCTGTCTGTGGCTGAATAAAAACTATCTGAACTGCCGAACGTTTGGTCAGTTTTGAGCCCAAAACGATCGCTGGCTCATTTAAGTAGCAAACGAGTTTTGATTTGCACGAagaagatacaaaaaaatcaCATTTCTGCTTCATGAGAAACACTTCAGTACA is part of the Drosophila yakuba strain Tai18E2 chromosome 2R, Prin_Dyak_Tai18E2_2.1, whole genome shotgun sequence genome and encodes:
- the LOC26535805 gene encoding uncharacterized protein LOC26535805 encodes the protein MSRQFCALVAILIFTLVDGAPQTSPTIVPQIRTNGFQLEPLNQEYFLRIEHPGGTIRQESVSQNEAGHLQVKGVINQPFEDQGANLIVTYEAGPNGYVAKYSYGKGPPTPPPDTPLFLSPTALKTAAG